A window of Candidatus Methylomirabilota bacterium contains these coding sequences:
- a CDS encoding LysE family transporter, translating to MELSVFLRGLAIGFGIAAPVGPIGILCIRRTILDGRAVGFAAGLGAATADALYGAVAAFGLALVSRALVGQRAWLQTVGGLFLCYLGVRTWMAAPAATAEASRRGPGLLTT from the coding sequence GTGGAGCTCTCCGTCTTTCTCCGCGGCCTCGCGATCGGCTTCGGGATCGCCGCGCCCGTCGGCCCGATCGGCATCCTCTGCATCCGCCGCACGATCCTCGACGGCCGCGCCGTCGGCTTCGCGGCCGGGCTGGGCGCCGCCACGGCCGACGCCCTGTACGGCGCCGTGGCGGCCTTCGGCCTCGCGCTCGTGTCGCGCGCGCTCGTGGGCCAGCGCGCCTGGCTGCAGACCGTCGGCGGGCTCTTCCTGTGCTACCTGGGTGTCCGGACATGGATGGCTGCGCCCGCCGCGACAGCGGAGGCATCCCGCCGCGGACCGGGGCTCTTGACCACCTAG